A DNA window from Chlamydia felis Fe/C-56 contains the following coding sequences:
- a CDS encoding L-threonylcarbamoyladenylate synthase, whose amino-acid sequence MSGIDPDFFLQQAEDYLHKGKVIAFPTDTVYGLGVALNYPNAEEQIYALKRRDRGKSFVVYVNTIEDIEKISGHNLSLSALKLSQKFLPGPLTLLVDHKNPRFTQEKLGFRILSLPIIEKLIHITGPLLGTSANISSFPPAITSEEVIEDFSKEDLFVIPGKCTYGLESTIVSVNPLKIYREGIIPLQHIEEVLGEKIESCLQRHHAFSQNVKILSLRDKNSLERFLQAHPEFQGIVCDNPRPCDFYPTLRKALKCSDPMAVFIYDQQTSEYPELKPYLTPYG is encoded by the coding sequence ATGTCTGGTATTGATCCTGATTTTTTTTTACAACAAGCTGAAGATTACTTACATAAAGGCAAGGTCATAGCTTTCCCCACAGACACAGTTTATGGCTTGGGAGTAGCTTTAAACTATCCAAATGCCGAAGAACAAATCTATGCTTTAAAGCGGCGAGATAGGGGAAAATCTTTTGTTGTTTACGTAAATACAATTGAGGACATTGAGAAAATTTCGGGGCATAATTTATCTTTAAGTGCTTTGAAACTATCTCAGAAATTTCTTCCTGGCCCCTTAACCCTACTTGTTGATCATAAAAATCCTAGATTTACCCAGGAAAAATTGGGATTCAGGATTCTTTCTCTTCCCATAATAGAAAAGCTTATCCATATAACAGGCCCTTTACTTGGAACTTCTGCAAACATTTCTAGTTTTCCTCCAGCAATTACCTCTGAAGAGGTAATTGAGGATTTTTCTAAAGAAGATCTTTTTGTAATTCCAGGAAAATGTACATACGGGTTAGAGTCCACAATAGTTTCTGTAAATCCTTTAAAAATATACCGTGAAGGAATAATTCCTCTTCAACATATTGAAGAGGTCTTAGGAGAAAAGATAGAGTCCTGCTTACAAAGACACCATGCATTTTCCCAGAATGTAAAAATTCTTTCTTTAAGAGATAAAAATTCCTTGGAAAGGTTTCTTCAAGCTCATCCGGAATTTCAAGGTATCGTATGCGATAATCCGCGCCCCTGTGACTTCTATCCTACATTAAGAAAGGCTTTAAAATGTTCTGATCCCATGGCCGTGTTTATTTATGATCAGCAAACCTCTGAATATCCAGAGCTTAAGCCTTATCTAACACCCTATGGCTAG
- a CDS encoding DNA polymerase III subunit delta' (catalyzes the DNA-template-directed extension of the 3'-end of a DNA strand; the delta' subunit seems to interact with the gamma subunit to transfer the beta subunit on the DNA), whose translation MQITENVINEPWEVLLDSVNQGKIPHAILLHGNSLTMLSQYAYNLAANILVKEFPEAQYKISKKIHPDIHELVPEGKGRLHSIEVPRDIKRQIGVLPYEASYKIYIIHEVDRMTLPAISAFLKVLEDAPPHSVIILTSTKLQRIPATILSRSFSLYIQGEEHRDPNKEDVAYLLKYASGKMKITEAGQIVKGGADADKQMLRDKAKRLLEVLLMLFRDRFMLSLNMSASAMTYPQYAKDILNLPALPLEKVLIVIEKAYRSLDNSSSATSCMEWVALQLASLSHRSSMLV comes from the coding sequence ATGCAAATAACAGAAAATGTTATTAACGAACCCTGGGAAGTCCTTCTTGATAGTGTAAATCAAGGAAAAATCCCTCATGCCATTTTATTGCATGGTAATTCATTAACCATGCTTTCTCAATATGCGTATAATTTAGCCGCAAATATCCTTGTCAAAGAGTTTCCTGAAGCACAATATAAAATCTCCAAAAAAATCCACCCTGATATTCACGAGCTTGTACCAGAAGGAAAGGGAAGACTACACTCAATAGAGGTTCCTAGAGATATCAAAAGACAAATAGGAGTGCTTCCATACGAAGCCAGCTATAAGATCTATATTATTCACGAAGTAGATCGTATGACCTTGCCTGCGATTTCTGCGTTTTTAAAAGTTCTTGAAGATGCCCCACCTCATAGTGTGATTATACTCACTTCTACAAAGCTTCAGCGCATCCCAGCCACGATTCTTTCTCGAAGCTTTTCCCTATACATCCAAGGCGAAGAACACCGAGACCCAAATAAAGAAGATGTTGCCTACCTCCTAAAGTATGCCTCTGGGAAAATGAAAATTACAGAAGCTGGGCAAATAGTTAAAGGAGGGGCGGATGCGGATAAACAAATGCTACGAGATAAAGCAAAACGTCTTTTGGAAGTTCTTCTTATGTTATTTAGAGATAGATTTATGCTATCTTTAAACATGAGCGCGAGCGCAATGACATATCCTCAATACGCTAAGGATATTCTTAATTTGCCCGCACTTCCTCTTGAAAAAGTATTGATCGTTATAGAAAAGGCTTATCGATCCTTAGACAACTCTTCATCAGCGACAAGTTGCATGGAGTGGGTGGCTTTACAGCTTGCTTCTCTGAGTCATCGTTCTTCTATGTTAGTTTAA
- the tmk gene encoding dTMP kinase: protein MFIVIEGCEGSGKSSLTELLKNRLITEGKSVIATREPGGSPLGEQVRNWILNPSLPGISPYTELFLFLASRAQHITEKIIPALESGKIVICDRFHDSTIVYQGIAEGLGKEYVTNLCHHVVGEKKFLPDLTCLLDIPVDTGIKRKQQQKSLDKFEDKPLVYHNKIREGFLSLAEANPENYLILDGRQPLEASLNKVMTAYTELALCK from the coding sequence GTGTTTATAGTCATTGAGGGATGTGAGGGATCGGGAAAAAGTTCTCTAACCGAGCTGCTGAAAAATAGGCTTATAACTGAAGGAAAATCTGTTATTGCCACAAGAGAACCCGGAGGATCTCCTTTAGGAGAGCAAGTGCGTAATTGGATTTTGAACCCATCCTTACCAGGAATTTCTCCCTATACGGAGCTCTTTTTATTTCTTGCATCGCGCGCGCAACACATTACTGAAAAGATAATACCAGCATTAGAATCTGGAAAAATTGTGATCTGTGACAGATTTCATGATTCTACGATTGTCTATCAGGGGATAGCTGAGGGATTAGGTAAAGAATATGTGACAAATCTTTGTCATCATGTGGTTGGAGAAAAAAAATTTCTTCCTGATCTTACCTGCCTATTAGATATTCCCGTTGACACTGGAATAAAAAGAAAACAGCAGCAAAAATCTTTAGATAAATTTGAAGATAAGCCTTTGGTATACCATAACAAAATCCGCGAAGGATTTTTATCTCTTGCCGAAGCAAATCCTGAAAATTATCTTATTTTAGATGGAAGACAGCCTCTAGAAGCATCCTTGAATAAAGTTATGACCGCCTATACAGAACTGGCATTATGCAAATAA
- the gyrA gene encoding DNA topoisomerase (ATP-hydrolyzing) subunit A, translating into MFNKEEIIVPKNLEEEMKESYLRYSMSVIISRALPDVRDGLKPSQRRILFAMKQLNLTPGAKHRKCAKICGDTSGDYHPHGESVIYPTLVRMAQNWAMRYPLVDGQGNFGSIDGDPAAAMRYTEARLTHSAISLMEDLDKDTVDMVSNYDETKHEPVVFPSKFPNLLCNGSSGIAVGMATNIPPHNLGELIEATLLVLSKPDASIEEILEVMPGPDFPTGGLICGSEGIRSTYYTGRGKIKLRARLHIEENADKHRENIILTEMPYNVNKSRLIEQIADLVNDKTLAGIHDVRDESDKDGIRVVLELKKGESSEIVINRLYKFTDVQVTFGANMLALDKNLPRTMNIHRMISAWIRHRTEVIRRRTRYELNKAEARAHILEGFLKALSCLDDLVRTIRNSDSKEHAKHQLIENFGFTEQQSVAILELRLYQLTGLESEKIQKEYDELINKIAYYKRVLADEGLVKDIIRNELQDLQKLHKTPRRTTIEFDADDVRDIEDIITNEPVIITISGDDYVKRMPIKVFREQKRGGHGVSGFDMKKGSDFLKSVYSASTKDYLLIFTNFGQCYWLKVWQLPEGERRAKGKPIINFLEGIRPGEQLAAVLNIKNFENAGFLFLATKQGVVKKVSLDAFSNPRKKGIRALEIDEGDELIAAVRITSEEEKVMLFTRLGMAVRFPHDKVRPMGRTARGVRGVSLKNEKDRVVACQIVKDDQSVLVVCDNGFGKRSQVEDFRETNRGGVGVRSILINERNGDVLGAISVTDHDSILLMSAQGQAIRINMQDVRVMGRSTQGVRLVLVKDGDTLVAMEKLSLNGEETLSGIEEESTSPQV; encoded by the coding sequence ATGTTTAATAAAGAAGAAATCATAGTCCCTAAAAATCTAGAAGAAGAAATGAAGGAAAGCTACCTTCGTTATTCTATGTCGGTAATTATTTCTCGGGCTCTTCCCGATGTTCGTGATGGTTTGAAACCTTCTCAAAGACGCATTCTTTTTGCGATGAAACAATTAAACCTCACACCCGGAGCTAAACATCGTAAATGCGCTAAAATTTGCGGTGATACCTCCGGAGATTACCATCCTCATGGAGAAAGTGTTATTTACCCCACACTAGTACGTATGGCTCAAAACTGGGCAATGCGCTATCCACTAGTTGACGGGCAAGGAAACTTTGGTTCTATTGATGGAGATCCTGCAGCTGCTATGCGTTATACGGAAGCCCGTTTAACTCACAGTGCTATTTCCCTAATGGAAGATTTGGATAAGGATACTGTAGATATGGTATCCAACTACGATGAAACAAAACACGAGCCTGTGGTTTTCCCTTCAAAGTTCCCAAATCTTCTCTGCAACGGTTCTTCAGGTATTGCCGTAGGTATGGCAACCAATATTCCTCCTCATAACCTTGGAGAATTAATTGAAGCCACACTATTGGTATTAAGTAAGCCTGATGCCTCTATTGAAGAAATCTTAGAGGTAATGCCTGGTCCAGATTTCCCTACAGGAGGTTTGATTTGTGGTAGTGAAGGAATCCGTTCCACATACTATACGGGAAGAGGCAAAATTAAACTCCGAGCACGACTTCATATAGAAGAGAATGCAGATAAGCACCGTGAGAATATTATTCTCACAGAGATGCCCTACAATGTAAATAAATCTAGATTAATCGAGCAAATTGCCGATCTTGTTAATGATAAAACTTTAGCAGGAATTCATGATGTTCGAGATGAATCAGATAAAGATGGTATCCGCGTCGTTCTTGAGCTTAAGAAAGGGGAGTCATCAGAAATTGTTATTAACCGCCTCTACAAATTTACTGATGTTCAAGTAACTTTCGGGGCAAATATGCTGGCCTTGGATAAAAACCTTCCAAGGACAATGAACATTCATAGAATGATTTCTGCTTGGATACGCCACCGTACCGAAGTTATTCGTAGAAGAACTCGCTATGAGTTAAATAAAGCAGAAGCTCGTGCCCATATTCTTGAAGGTTTCTTAAAGGCTCTTTCGTGTTTAGACGATCTGGTTCGTACTATCCGTAATAGCGATAGCAAAGAACATGCTAAACATCAATTGATTGAGAATTTTGGATTTACCGAACAACAATCTGTGGCTATTCTTGAACTACGTTTATACCAACTTACCGGACTAGAATCCGAGAAAATTCAAAAAGAATACGACGAGTTAATAAATAAAATTGCTTATTACAAACGTGTTCTTGCTGATGAAGGTTTAGTCAAAGATATTATTAGAAATGAACTTCAGGATCTTCAAAAACTACATAAAACTCCTCGTAGAACTACGATAGAGTTTGATGCTGATGATGTTCGTGATATTGAAGATATCATAACTAATGAACCTGTGATTATTACTATATCTGGTGACGATTACGTAAAAAGAATGCCAATCAAAGTCTTTAGGGAACAGAAGCGTGGTGGTCATGGAGTTTCTGGATTCGATATGAAGAAGGGCTCTGATTTCTTAAAATCCGTATATTCAGCATCCACAAAAGACTACCTACTTATCTTCACTAATTTTGGCCAATGTTACTGGCTTAAGGTCTGGCAATTACCCGAGGGGGAAAGACGGGCTAAAGGTAAGCCAATAATCAACTTCCTCGAAGGTATTCGTCCTGGGGAGCAATTAGCAGCTGTTCTTAACATTAAAAACTTTGAAAATGCTGGATTCTTATTCCTGGCTACAAAACAAGGTGTTGTTAAGAAAGTTTCTCTTGATGCTTTCAGTAATCCTAGAAAGAAAGGTATTCGCGCTTTAGAAATTGATGAAGGTGATGAACTTATTGCTGCGGTTCGCATTACTAGTGAGGAAGAGAAAGTCATGCTCTTTACTAGATTGGGCATGGCAGTTCGTTTCCCTCATGATAAAGTACGTCCTATGGGAAGAACTGCTCGCGGGGTGCGTGGAGTTTCGTTGAAAAATGAAAAAGATCGCGTAGTTGCTTGCCAAATTGTTAAAGACGATCAATCCGTTCTTGTTGTGTGTGATAACGGTTTCGGGAAACGCTCTCAGGTAGAAGATTTCCGAGAGACTAATCGTGGAGGCGTAGGTGTCCGCTCTATTCTCATTAACGAGAGGAATGGGGATGTTCTTGGAGCGATTTCTGTTACCGATCACGATAGCATCTTGCTGATGTCGGCACAAGGACAGGCTATTCGTATCAATATGCAGGATGTACGCGTTATGGGAAGATCCACTCAAGGTGTACGCCTAGTCCTCGTCAAAGACGGCGATACTCTTGTTGCCATGGAAAAACTTTCTTTAAATGGAGAAGAGACTCTATCAGGTATAGAAGAAGAGAGCACCTCACCACAAGTGTAA
- the gyrB gene encoding DNA topoisomerase (ATP-hydrolyzing) subunit B translates to MDAKEKSYDASAITVLEGLQAVRERPGMYIGDTGITGLHHLVYEVVDNSIDEAMAGYCSEIHVRILEDGGITISDNGRGIPIQVHEKESKKQGRDVSALEVVLTVLHAGGKFDKDSYKVSGGLHGVGVSCVNALAKKLVATVYKDKQTYQMEFSRGIPLTSLQFLGATDKQGTEITFYPDDKIFSSCIFDRSILIKRLRELAFLNRGVTIIFEDDRDVSFDKVVFFYEGGIQSFVSYLNQNKESLFPEPIYIAGTRTGDDGEIEFEAALQWNSGYSELIYSYANNIPTRQGGTHLTGFSTALTRVLNAYIKAHNLAKNDKLSLTGEDIREGLTAVVSVKVPNPQFEGQTKQKLGNSDVGSVAQQITGEMLTTFFDENPQIAKMIVEKVFIAAQAREAAKKARELTLRKSALDSARLPGKLIDCLEKDPEKCEMYIVEGDSAGGSAKQGRDHRFQAILPIRGKILNVEKARLQKIFQNQEIGTIIAALGCGIGSDNFNLSKLRYRRIIIMTDADVDGSHIRTLLLTFFYRHMTALIENECVYIAQPPLYKVSKKKDFRYILSEKEMDDYLLTLGVEDSTLVFKNSGREINGEALDNFVKLILNIENFIVALEKKAVPFSEFLEMHKEVSGYPLYYCPPQSGKQGGRYFYSSEEKENEVQLNEDVDSVKVVELYKTSVFAEIQEELRDYGLDIRHYLNPKDSEMVITNEDSKTLPYTCYTLKEVIDHLKALGRKGIEIQRYKGLGEMNADQLWDTTMNPEQRTLVRVSLKDAVEADHVFTMLMGEEVPPRREFIENHALSVKMNNLDI, encoded by the coding sequence ATGGACGCAAAAGAAAAAAGTTACGACGCTTCAGCTATTACCGTTTTAGAAGGGCTTCAAGCCGTTCGTGAGCGTCCCGGAATGTATATTGGAGATACTGGAATTACAGGACTTCACCATTTGGTATATGAAGTTGTAGATAACAGTATTGACGAAGCCATGGCAGGCTATTGCTCTGAAATCCACGTAAGGATTTTAGAGGACGGGGGTATTACCATATCCGACAATGGTCGAGGTATTCCGATACAGGTCCATGAAAAAGAATCCAAAAAACAAGGTAGAGATGTTTCTGCCCTGGAAGTTGTTCTTACGGTACTGCATGCTGGAGGAAAATTTGATAAAGACAGCTACAAAGTGTCTGGGGGGCTGCATGGGGTTGGAGTTTCCTGCGTTAACGCTTTGGCTAAAAAATTAGTAGCAACAGTCTATAAAGATAAGCAAACCTATCAGATGGAATTCTCAAGAGGAATTCCTTTAACAAGCTTACAATTTTTAGGGGCTACAGATAAGCAGGGGACAGAGATCACTTTCTACCCCGATGATAAGATCTTTTCCTCATGTATTTTCGACCGCTCTATCTTAATTAAAAGATTAAGAGAACTTGCCTTCTTGAACCGCGGTGTGACTATCATTTTTGAAGATGATCGTGATGTTAGTTTTGATAAGGTGGTCTTTTTCTATGAGGGAGGGATTCAATCCTTTGTTAGCTATCTAAATCAAAATAAAGAAAGTCTTTTCCCCGAGCCCATTTATATTGCTGGGACTCGAACAGGAGATGACGGGGAGATTGAATTTGAAGCTGCTCTTCAGTGGAATTCTGGTTACTCTGAATTAATTTACTCCTATGCGAATAACATTCCTACGCGTCAAGGAGGAACCCATCTTACAGGATTTTCTACAGCCCTAACTCGTGTACTTAACGCGTATATTAAAGCTCATAATTTGGCTAAAAATGATAAGCTATCCTTAACAGGAGAAGACATTCGCGAAGGATTAACTGCTGTTGTTTCTGTAAAGGTCCCAAATCCTCAATTTGAAGGTCAAACTAAACAAAAATTAGGCAATAGTGATGTGGGGTCTGTAGCTCAGCAAATCACAGGAGAAATGTTAACAACATTCTTTGATGAGAATCCTCAAATTGCAAAGATGATTGTAGAGAAGGTTTTCATTGCGGCTCAAGCTAGAGAAGCAGCAAAAAAAGCTAGAGAGCTAACTCTACGCAAGAGTGCTTTAGACAGTGCTCGGCTTCCAGGAAAACTTATTGATTGCTTAGAAAAGGACCCAGAAAAATGTGAGATGTACATTGTAGAAGGTGATTCTGCTGGGGGCTCTGCCAAACAAGGTAGGGATCATCGTTTTCAAGCTATTTTACCTATCCGTGGTAAAATCTTAAACGTAGAGAAAGCGCGTTTACAAAAGATTTTCCAAAACCAAGAAATTGGAACAATCATTGCAGCTCTAGGTTGTGGAATTGGATCGGATAATTTTAATCTAAGTAAGCTACGTTATAGACGTATAATTATCATGACCGACGCCGATGTGGACGGCTCTCATATTCGAACTCTACTATTAACTTTCTTCTATCGTCATATGACAGCGTTAATTGAAAATGAGTGTGTCTATATAGCTCAGCCTCCTTTGTACAAGGTAAGCAAGAAAAAAGATTTCCGTTACATCCTTTCGGAAAAGGAAATGGATGACTATCTATTAACTTTAGGAGTAGAAGATAGTACGCTTGTTTTCAAAAATAGTGGTCGTGAAATTAACGGAGAAGCTTTAGATAACTTTGTAAAGCTGATCTTAAATATAGAGAACTTTATTGTTGCTCTAGAGAAAAAGGCTGTTCCTTTTTCTGAGTTTTTAGAAATGCATAAGGAAGTGTCGGGATATCCTCTATATTATTGTCCTCCCCAAAGCGGCAAGCAAGGAGGGCGTTATTTCTATTCTTCAGAAGAAAAAGAAAATGAAGTTCAGTTGAACGAGGATGTCGATTCTGTAAAAGTTGTGGAATTGTACAAAACTTCTGTTTTCGCAGAAATTCAAGAAGAATTGCGAGACTATGGTTTGGATATTCGTCATTATCTCAATCCGAAAGATTCTGAAATGGTAATTACAAACGAAGATTCAAAAACGCTACCTTACACCTGCTATACTTTAAAAGAGGTTATCGATCATCTTAAAGCTCTTGGAAGAAAGGGAATAGAAATTCAACGCTATAAAGGTCTTGGAGAGATGAATGCAGATCAGCTTTGGGATACAACTATGAATCCAGAACAAAGAACTCTAGTACGTGTATCATTAAAAGATGCTGTAGAGGCAGATCATGTCTTCACTATGCTTATGGGAGAAGAAGTTCCCCCACGAAGAGAATTTATTGAAAATCATGCCCTATCAGTTAAGATGAATAATTTGGATATTTAG
- a CDS encoding DciA family protein — MFPCFKNREPHKTKTSKKTASTIKHARHYLNGYLKKIEHIIAANPKEVIEAWNEMLGTKYNGMFQALGFKDHILSVKIYNSSLYASIKQMHQGELIARLHQVVPQAKIKEIQFLLG, encoded by the coding sequence ATGTTTCCTTGCTTCAAAAATCGAGAGCCACACAAAACGAAAACTTCTAAAAAAACAGCTTCGACAATTAAGCATGCAAGGCATTACTTAAATGGATATCTAAAGAAAATAGAGCATATTATTGCTGCTAATCCTAAAGAAGTAATAGAAGCGTGGAATGAAATGTTGGGAACCAAGTATAATGGCATGTTCCAAGCTTTAGGATTCAAGGATCATATTCTATCAGTAAAGATTTATAATTCTTCTTTGTACGCTTCGATAAAGCAAATGCATCAAGGCGAATTAATCGCTCGCTTGCACCAAGTAGTTCCTCAAGCCAAGATCAAGGAAATACAGTTTTTGTTAGGATAA
- a CDS encoding MetQ/NlpA family ABC transporter substrate-binding protein has product MKKIKILPLLVLISSLTGCSKSSEDSLRIAATPTPHAELLYSLDNEAKSMGLKLKVLSVDDYRVPNRLLLDKQIEANYFQHEDFLKDECTRYQCEGKLIVLAKVHLEPMGLYSNKIRSLEELKNKKQLRIAVPVDKTNEQRALDLLRDCGLIAYKEASHIDATAKDVFGCGDNKVTIIEVAAPLLASSLPDVDAAVIPGNFAIATGLYPHKDSLCLEDIHTSKYTNVLVVRAEDMNDPRIQKLRQLFQSESVRDFFNAKYKGSFLLQ; this is encoded by the coding sequence ATGAAAAAAATAAAAATACTACCTCTGCTTGTTTTAATTTCTTCACTAACAGGCTGTAGTAAATCTTCGGAAGATTCTTTGCGTATTGCTGCAACGCCTACACCACACGCAGAGCTTCTTTACAGTTTAGATAATGAAGCCAAATCCATGGGACTAAAACTTAAGGTACTTTCTGTAGATGATTATCGCGTACCTAACCGACTGCTTTTAGATAAACAAATAGAAGCAAACTATTTTCAACATGAAGATTTTTTAAAAGATGAGTGCACGCGTTATCAATGTGAAGGGAAGCTTATTGTTCTAGCTAAAGTACATTTAGAGCCTATGGGGCTATACTCTAATAAAATCCGATCTCTCGAGGAACTTAAAAACAAGAAGCAACTACGTATAGCTGTTCCTGTGGATAAAACAAATGAGCAACGGGCTCTTGATCTATTGAGAGACTGCGGCTTGATTGCTTATAAAGAAGCTTCTCACATAGATGCCACAGCAAAAGATGTCTTTGGTTGTGGGGATAATAAAGTTACTATCATAGAGGTCGCAGCTCCTTTGTTGGCGTCTTCTCTACCTGATGTAGATGCCGCAGTTATTCCTGGAAATTTTGCTATTGCCACGGGACTTTATCCTCATAAAGATAGTCTCTGCTTAGAAGATATTCATACTTCTAAGTATACGAATGTCTTGGTGGTGCGTGCTGAAGATATGAATGACCCACGAATACAAAAATTACGTCAATTATTTCAGAGTGAGAGTGTGCGGGATTTCTTTAATGCAAAATACAAAGGAAGTTTTTTACTCCAGTAA
- a CDS encoding ABC transporter permease subunit, with product MQADMVYLLIKETGSTLYMVTTSFFFSFILGGLLGLGLFLTAPYGLKPMKSLHSVVSVILSFLTAIPFAILIVILFPITRLIVGTSLGATASIVPLTLGALPLVASLVSDALRTGSLTCIEPAIALGIPKIKIIKDILFPEIFPQLIFSIKTLVVHLIACSTFAGFVGGGGLGQILLQYGYYRFDFSITLSVLIITLLFIEGIRILGDTFGRRILRRRGIL from the coding sequence ATGCAAGCTGACATGGTTTATCTGTTGATTAAAGAAACGGGAAGCACTCTGTACATGGTGACAACCTCTTTTTTTTTCTCGTTTATATTAGGTGGACTTTTAGGGCTGGGATTATTCTTAACTGCTCCTTATGGATTAAAACCTATGAAGAGTCTCCACTCGGTGGTTTCTGTCATTCTTAGTTTCCTTACAGCTATTCCTTTTGCCATTTTAATAGTTATTTTATTTCCAATAACACGGTTGATTGTAGGTACTTCCTTAGGAGCCACAGCATCTATAGTTCCCCTAACTCTAGGGGCTCTGCCTTTGGTAGCTTCTTTAGTATCCGACGCTTTGCGCACAGGATCTTTAACTTGTATAGAACCAGCCATTGCTTTAGGGATCCCTAAAATAAAAATAATAAAAGATATTCTTTTCCCCGAGATTTTCCCCCAGTTGATTTTCTCAATAAAAACACTTGTCGTACATTTAATTGCTTGCTCTACTTTTGCGGGATTTGTGGGAGGGGGAGGATTGGGGCAAATTTTATTACAATACGGTTATTATCGTTTTGATTTTTCTATAACTCTATCCGTATTGATTATTACTTTACTTTTCATTGAAGGTATCAGAATTTTAGGGGATACTTTTGGCAGACGTATATTGCGTCGGCGAGGGATTTTATGA
- a CDS encoding methionine ABC transporter ATP-binding protein, with protein sequence MLEKNPVISVKNLNKEIGNHRILNDISFSVCSGEILGIIGHSGSGKSTLLRCLDFLISPTSGSISIAGFHNSSAKEKISRSDFAKRVAYISQNGGLFLAKTVFENIAYPLKIRYPEMTKSLIEEKVNEALHFLNLYERKHAYPSRLSGGQKQKAAIAIAIVSDPQVLLCDEITSALDPRSTEDITDKLLQLNEERGITQVFVSHEIEVIKKLCTHTLVMHQGNIEELGPADKLFLNPYSSITEELFHMNSIAKGIYDHNENEEILRLGFPKGLAVQGMISQLIQGGQISINILSGDINLFRKIPLGFLIIVLSGEKKLRDRAKDILIGKGVIVQKFQKSR encoded by the coding sequence GTGTTAGAGAAAAATCCCGTTATTTCTGTGAAAAATTTAAACAAGGAAATAGGGAATCATCGTATTTTAAATGATATTTCTTTTTCTGTTTGTTCCGGTGAAATTTTGGGGATCATAGGTCACAGCGGTTCTGGGAAAAGCACACTACTGCGCTGTCTTGATTTTCTTATCTCCCCCACCTCGGGATCCATCTCTATAGCGGGTTTTCATAATTCTAGTGCTAAAGAAAAAATTTCCCGCTCAGACTTTGCTAAGCGTGTTGCTTATATTTCTCAAAACGGTGGATTGTTTTTAGCAAAAACGGTCTTTGAAAATATCGCCTATCCTTTGAAAATTCGTTATCCAGAAATGACAAAATCTCTGATTGAGGAAAAGGTTAACGAAGCCTTGCATTTTTTAAATCTTTACGAGAGAAAACATGCATACCCAAGTAGATTAAGTGGGGGGCAAAAACAAAAAGCTGCTATTGCCATAGCTATTGTCTCCGATCCTCAGGTTTTGCTTTGCGATGAAATTACCTCAGCCTTGGATCCCAGATCAACAGAAGACATTACAGATAAATTGCTCCAATTGAACGAGGAGAGAGGCATTACGCAGGTGTTTGTTTCTCATGAGATCGAAGTAATTAAAAAACTCTGTACCCATACTCTCGTTATGCATCAAGGCAATATTGAAGAGCTAGGACCTGCTGATAAGCTTTTCTTAAATCCTTACAGCTCGATTACCGAAGAGCTTTTCCACATGAACTCGATTGCCAAAGGTATCTATGATCATAATGAGAACGAGGAAATTTTAAGATTAGGCTTTCCCAAAGGTTTGGCGGTTCAGGGAATGATTTCTCAGCTAATTCAAGGTGGTCAGATATCTATCAATATCCTTTCAGGGGATATTAATCTATTTCGTAAGATTCCCCTAGGCTTTCTTATTATTGTTTTATCTGGAGAAAAAAAACTCAGAGATAGGGCAAAAGATATTCTCATAGGTAAAGGTGTGATAGTCCAGAAATTCCAAAAGTCAAGATAG